A single genomic interval of Antechinus flavipes isolate AdamAnt ecotype Samford, QLD, Australia chromosome 1, AdamAnt_v2, whole genome shotgun sequence harbors:
- the MTMR3 gene encoding myotubularin-related protein 3 isoform X4: MDEETQHSLECIQANQIFPRKQLIREDENLQVPFLELHGESTEFVGRAEDAVIALSNYRLHIKFTESLVNVPLQLIESVECRDIFQLHLTCKDCKVIRCQFSTFEQCQEWLKRLNNAIRPPSKIEDLFSFAYHAWCMEVYASEKEQHGDLCRPGEHVTARFKNEVERMGFDMNNAWRISNINEKYKLCGSYPQELIVPAWITDKELESVASFRSWKRIPAVVYRHQSNGAVIARCGQPEVSWWGWRNADDEHLVQSVAKACASDSRSSSGKILNGNCAREFSNGGDLSDVEFDSSLSNASGAESLAIQPQKLLILDARSYAAAVANRAKGGGCECPEYYPNCEVVFMGMANIHSIRKSFQSLRLLCTQMPDPGNWLSALESTKWLQHLSVLLKSALLVVHAVDRDQRPVLVHCSDGWDRTPQIVALSKLLLDPYYRTIEGFQVLVEMEWLDFGHKFADRCGHGENSDDLNERCPVFLQWLDCVHQLQRQFPCSFEFNEAFLVKLVQHTYSCLFGTFLCNNAKERGEKHTQERTCSVWSLLRAANKAFKNLLYSSQSETVLYPVCHVRNLMLWSAVYLPCPSPSTPADDTCAPYPVPGASPEDQPLSRLPKTRSFDNLTTVCDSGVPPTSRRSSDPSLNERWQEHRRSLELSGLGGPGEEPCDGDTLGRQAKALGGAELSVAAGVAEGQMENILQEATKEDGGLEETALRSSTEVVEAKEEAPLNEKSQQEDTERPEKLEPALGELTAAPGNSAHLLLAGFPGHPEEPEAPPSRAQEPPRSDGLEEASVEEPGSSRAPRDVGADSRQAPLHPEVSYGPSLPTVLPLGARTPMVESSVETLTEGEAKVDQLPQGAGHRPCLMDSGDDELSRADGEHLVDRARAGSKVARTSHSPMPSSCALPLAECKEEIVCNGARETENKAMEKPGGPTVPQRYPAPNGHCLEGERGRVKGPWSRRMSAATGGSAQLPLRSAHPKWSQGQPGRQLAAGSPEQPARSHLDDDGMPVYTDAIQQRLRQIETGHQQEVETLKKQVQELRSRLESQYLNSSLRFNGDFGDEVMTRWLPDHLAAHCYGCDSAFWLASRKHHCRDTDRVDPLWNCGNVFCSSCCNQKVPVPSQQLFEPSRVCKSCYNSLHPTSSSLDLELDKPIAATSN; encoded by the exons GTTCCATTACAGCTCATAGAGAGTGTTGAATGCCGAGATATATTTCAACTTCATTTGACTTGCAAAGACTGCAAAGTTATCAG GTGTCAGTTCTCAACCTTTGAGCAGTGTCAAGAGTGGCTCAAGAGACTGAACAATGCGATCCGGCCTCCTTCCAAGATAGAAGATCTCTTCTCGTTTGCATATCATGCTTGGTGCATGGAGGTCTATGCCAGTGAGAAGGAGCAGCATGGGGATCTGTGCCGACCAG GGGAGCACGTCACAGCAAGATTTAAAAATGAAGTGGAGCGGATGGGTTTTGATATGAACAATGCCTGGAGGATCTCCAACATCAATGAGAAGTACAA GCTGTGTGGCAGCTACCCACAGGAGCTCATTGTGCCGGCCTGGATTACCGACAAGGAGCTCGAGAGTGTTGCCAGCTTCAGGTCCTGGAAGCGCATCCCTGCCGTGGTCTACAG GCACCAAAGTAACGGGGCGGTCATCGCCCGCTGTGGGCAGCCCGAGGTCAGCTGGTGGGGCTGGCGGAACGCGGACGACGAGCACCTCGTGCAGTCCGTGGCCAAAGCCTGTGCCTCTGACTCCAGGTCAAGCAGCGGCAAGATACTCAATGGAAATTGCGCTAGGGAGTTCTCCAATGGAGGTGACCTTTCGGACGTGGAATTTG ATTCTTCCCTGTCAAACGCTTCTGGAGCAGAGAGCTTAGCTATCCAGCCTCAGAAGCTTTTAATCCTGGATGCGCGTTCCTATGCGGCAGCTGTGGCTAACCGAGCCAAAGGGGGTGGCTGCGAATGCCCAG AGTACTATCCCAACTGCGAAGTGGTGTTCATGGGGATGGCGAACATTCATTCAATTCGGAAGAGCTTTCAGTCCCTGCGGTTGCTGTGTACCCAGATGCCAGACCCGGGAAA ttGGCTTTCCGCTCTCGAGAGTACCAAGTGGCTGCAGCACTTATCGGTGCTGCTGAAGTCGGCCCTGCTGGTCGTCCACGCCGTGGACCGCGATCAGCGGCCAGTGTTGGTGCATTGCTCCGATGGCTGGGACCGCACCCCGCAGATCGTGGCGCTGTCCAAACTCCTGCTTGACCCCTACTACCGAACCATAGAG GGCTTCCAAGTGCTCGTAGAGATGGAATGGCTTGATTTTGGCCATAAGTTTGCCGATCGCTGTGGCCATGGGGAAAACTCGGATGATCTGAACGAACGTTGCCCCGTGTTTCTGCAGTGGCTGGACTGTGTTCACCAGCTCCAGAGGCAGTTCCCTTGCTCTTTTGAGTTCAATGAAGCATTCCTT GTCAAGTTGGTACAACACACCTACTCTTGCCTCTTTGGAACATTCCTGTGCAACAATgcgaaggagagaggagaaaaacacACTCAGGAACGGACCTGCTCTGTCTGGTCTCTGCTTCGGGCAGCCAACAAGGCCTTCAAGAACCTGCTCTATTCTTCTCAGTCAGAAACT GTGCTATATCCAGTGTGCCATGTGCGAAACCTAATGCTCTGGAGTGCCGTGTACCTCCCGTGTCCCTCCCCTTCCACCCCTGCCGATGACACCTGTGCTCCATACCCAGTCCCCGGTGCCAGTCCTGAAGATCAGCCTCTGAGTAG GCTACCAAAGACGCGGTCGTTTGACAACCTGACGACAGTCTGCGACAGCGGTGTACCCCCGACCAGCCGGCGCAGCAGCGACCCCAGCCTCAACGAGCGGTGGCAGGAACATCGGCGCTCCTTGGAGCTGAGCGGCCTGGGCGGCCCGGGCGAAGAGCCCTGTGACGGGGACACTCTGGGCAGACAGGCCAAGGCCTTGGGGGGGGCCGAGCTCTCGGTCGCCGCTGGGGTGGCAGAAGGGCAGATGGAGAACATCCTGCAGGAAGCCACTAAAGAGGACGGGGGTCTGGAGGAGACCGCCCTGCGGAGCAGCACTGAGGTGGTGGAGGCCAAAGAGGAGGCTCCCCTGAATGAGAAGAGCCAACAGGAGGACACTGAGCGCCCTGAAAAACTAGAGCCAGCTCTGGGGGAACTGACGGCCGCTCCAGGAAACAGTGCTCATCTGCTCCTGGCGGGCTTCCCGGGACATCCCGAGGAACCCGAGGCTCCGCCGAGCCGTGCCCAGGAGCCCCCTCGGAGCGACGGCCTGGAGGAGGCTTCTGTGGAGGAGCCGGGGAGCAGCCGTGCTCCCAGGGATGTGGGTGCGGACAGCCGTCAAGCCCCACTGCACCCTGAGGTTTCCTATGGCCCCTCCCTGCCCACAGTTCTCCCCCTGGGAGCAAGAACACCCATGGTGGAAAGTTCTGTGGAAACCCTGACTGAAGGGGAGGCCAAAGTCGATCAGCTCCCCCAAGGGGCTGGTCACAGACCTTGCCTCATGGACAGTGGGGATGATGAACTTTCTCGAGCTGATGGGGAGCACCTGGTAGACAGGGCCAGGGCAGGATCAAAAGTAGCCAGGACTTCACACAGCCCAATGCCTTCTTCCTGTGCCTTGCCCTTAGCCGAATGTAAAGAGGAGATTGTCTGTAACGGAGCCCGGGAGACGGAGAACAAGGCCATGGAGAAGCCCGGCGGGCCCACGGTGCCCCAGAGATACCCCGCCCCGAACGGACACTGTCTGGAGGGAGAGCGCGGTCGGGTCAAAGGGCCCTGGAGCCGACGCATGTCTGCCGCGACCGGCGGCTCTGCCCAGCTCCCCTTGCGGAGCGCGCACCCCAAGTGGTCGCAGGGCCAGCCGGGCAGGCAGCTGGCGGCCGGCAGTCCGGAGCAGCCCGCGCGCAGTCACCTGGACGATGACGGCATGCCCGTCTACACGGACGCCATCCAGCAGCGCTTGCGCCAGATAGAAACGGGCCACCAGCAGGAAGTGGAGACCTTGAAGAAGCAGGTGCAGGAGCTCAGAAGCCGCCTGGAGAGTCAGTACCTGAACAGTTCCCTGCGCTTCAATGGGGACTTTGGGGATGAAGTG ATGACCCGCTGGCTTCCCGACCACCTGGCCGCTCACTGCTACGGCTGCGACAGTGCCTTCTGGCTCGCCAGCAGGAAGCACCATTGCAG GGACACTGACCGTGTTGATCCATTGTG GAACTGTGGGAATGTTTTCTGCTCCAGCTGTTGCAACCAGAAGGTGCCGGTTCCCAGCCAGCAGCTATTTGAGCCCAGTCGAGTCTGCAAGTCTTGCTATAACAGCCTGCACCCCACGAGTTCCAGCCTTGACCTCGAACTGGACAAACCCATCGCTGCCACTTCAAACTGA
- the MTMR3 gene encoding myotubularin-related protein 3 isoform X3, with translation MVPFLELHGESTEFVGRAEDAVIALSNYRLHIKFTESLVNVPLQLIESVECRDIFQLHLTCKDCKVIRCQFSTFEQCQEWLKRLNNAIRPPSKIEDLFSFAYHAWCMEVYASEKEQHGDLCRPGEHVTARFKNEVERMGFDMNNAWRISNINEKYKLCGSYPQELIVPAWITDKELESVASFRSWKRIPAVVYRHQSNGAVIARCGQPEVSWWGWRNADDEHLVQSVAKACASDSRSSSGKILNGNCAREFSNGGDLSDVEFDSSLSNASGAESLAIQPQKLLILDARSYAAAVANRAKGGGCECPEYYPNCEVVFMGMANIHSIRKSFQSLRLLCTQMPDPGNWLSALESTKWLQHLSVLLKSALLVVHAVDRDQRPVLVHCSDGWDRTPQIVALSKLLLDPYYRTIEGFQVLVEMEWLDFGHKFADRCGHGENSDDLNERCPVFLQWLDCVHQLQRQFPCSFEFNEAFLVKLVQHTYSCLFGTFLCNNAKERGEKHTQERTCSVWSLLRAANKAFKNLLYSSQSETVLYPVCHVRNLMLWSAVYLPCPSPSTPADDTCAPYPVPGASPEDQPLSRLPKTRSFDNLTTVCDSGVPPTSRRSSDPSLNERWQEHRRSLELSGLGGPGEEPCDGDTLGRQAKALGGAELSVAAGVAEGQMENILQEATKEDGGLEETALRSSTEVVEAKEEAPLNEKSQQEDTERPEKLEPALGELTAAPGNSAHLLLAGFPGHPEEPEAPPSRAQEPPRSDGLEEASVEEPGSSRAPRDVGADSRQAPLHPEVSYGPSLPTVLPLGARTPMVESSVETLTEGEAKVDQLPQGAGHRPCLMDSGDDELSRADGEHLVDRARAGSKVARTSHSPMPSSCALPLAECKEEIVCNGARETENKAMEKPGGPTVPQRYPAPNGHCLEGERGRVKGPWSRRMSAATGGSAQLPLRSAHPKWSQGQPGRQLAAGSPEQPARSHLDDDGMPVYTDAIQQRLRQIETGHQQEVETLKKQVQELRSRLESQYLNSSLRFNGDFGDEVTSIPDSESNVDQSCLSCCSTEIFSEASWEQVDKQDTEMTRWLPDHLAAHCYGCDSAFWLASRKHHCRDTDRVDPLWNCGNVFCSSCCNQKVPVPSQQLFEPSRVCKSCYNSLHPTSSSLDLELDKPIAATSN, from the exons GTTCCATTACAGCTCATAGAGAGTGTTGAATGCCGAGATATATTTCAACTTCATTTGACTTGCAAAGACTGCAAAGTTATCAG GTGTCAGTTCTCAACCTTTGAGCAGTGTCAAGAGTGGCTCAAGAGACTGAACAATGCGATCCGGCCTCCTTCCAAGATAGAAGATCTCTTCTCGTTTGCATATCATGCTTGGTGCATGGAGGTCTATGCCAGTGAGAAGGAGCAGCATGGGGATCTGTGCCGACCAG GGGAGCACGTCACAGCAAGATTTAAAAATGAAGTGGAGCGGATGGGTTTTGATATGAACAATGCCTGGAGGATCTCCAACATCAATGAGAAGTACAA GCTGTGTGGCAGCTACCCACAGGAGCTCATTGTGCCGGCCTGGATTACCGACAAGGAGCTCGAGAGTGTTGCCAGCTTCAGGTCCTGGAAGCGCATCCCTGCCGTGGTCTACAG GCACCAAAGTAACGGGGCGGTCATCGCCCGCTGTGGGCAGCCCGAGGTCAGCTGGTGGGGCTGGCGGAACGCGGACGACGAGCACCTCGTGCAGTCCGTGGCCAAAGCCTGTGCCTCTGACTCCAGGTCAAGCAGCGGCAAGATACTCAATGGAAATTGCGCTAGGGAGTTCTCCAATGGAGGTGACCTTTCGGACGTGGAATTTG ATTCTTCCCTGTCAAACGCTTCTGGAGCAGAGAGCTTAGCTATCCAGCCTCAGAAGCTTTTAATCCTGGATGCGCGTTCCTATGCGGCAGCTGTGGCTAACCGAGCCAAAGGGGGTGGCTGCGAATGCCCAG AGTACTATCCCAACTGCGAAGTGGTGTTCATGGGGATGGCGAACATTCATTCAATTCGGAAGAGCTTTCAGTCCCTGCGGTTGCTGTGTACCCAGATGCCAGACCCGGGAAA ttGGCTTTCCGCTCTCGAGAGTACCAAGTGGCTGCAGCACTTATCGGTGCTGCTGAAGTCGGCCCTGCTGGTCGTCCACGCCGTGGACCGCGATCAGCGGCCAGTGTTGGTGCATTGCTCCGATGGCTGGGACCGCACCCCGCAGATCGTGGCGCTGTCCAAACTCCTGCTTGACCCCTACTACCGAACCATAGAG GGCTTCCAAGTGCTCGTAGAGATGGAATGGCTTGATTTTGGCCATAAGTTTGCCGATCGCTGTGGCCATGGGGAAAACTCGGATGATCTGAACGAACGTTGCCCCGTGTTTCTGCAGTGGCTGGACTGTGTTCACCAGCTCCAGAGGCAGTTCCCTTGCTCTTTTGAGTTCAATGAAGCATTCCTT GTCAAGTTGGTACAACACACCTACTCTTGCCTCTTTGGAACATTCCTGTGCAACAATgcgaaggagagaggagaaaaacacACTCAGGAACGGACCTGCTCTGTCTGGTCTCTGCTTCGGGCAGCCAACAAGGCCTTCAAGAACCTGCTCTATTCTTCTCAGTCAGAAACT GTGCTATATCCAGTGTGCCATGTGCGAAACCTAATGCTCTGGAGTGCCGTGTACCTCCCGTGTCCCTCCCCTTCCACCCCTGCCGATGACACCTGTGCTCCATACCCAGTCCCCGGTGCCAGTCCTGAAGATCAGCCTCTGAGTAG GCTACCAAAGACGCGGTCGTTTGACAACCTGACGACAGTCTGCGACAGCGGTGTACCCCCGACCAGCCGGCGCAGCAGCGACCCCAGCCTCAACGAGCGGTGGCAGGAACATCGGCGCTCCTTGGAGCTGAGCGGCCTGGGCGGCCCGGGCGAAGAGCCCTGTGACGGGGACACTCTGGGCAGACAGGCCAAGGCCTTGGGGGGGGCCGAGCTCTCGGTCGCCGCTGGGGTGGCAGAAGGGCAGATGGAGAACATCCTGCAGGAAGCCACTAAAGAGGACGGGGGTCTGGAGGAGACCGCCCTGCGGAGCAGCACTGAGGTGGTGGAGGCCAAAGAGGAGGCTCCCCTGAATGAGAAGAGCCAACAGGAGGACACTGAGCGCCCTGAAAAACTAGAGCCAGCTCTGGGGGAACTGACGGCCGCTCCAGGAAACAGTGCTCATCTGCTCCTGGCGGGCTTCCCGGGACATCCCGAGGAACCCGAGGCTCCGCCGAGCCGTGCCCAGGAGCCCCCTCGGAGCGACGGCCTGGAGGAGGCTTCTGTGGAGGAGCCGGGGAGCAGCCGTGCTCCCAGGGATGTGGGTGCGGACAGCCGTCAAGCCCCACTGCACCCTGAGGTTTCCTATGGCCCCTCCCTGCCCACAGTTCTCCCCCTGGGAGCAAGAACACCCATGGTGGAAAGTTCTGTGGAAACCCTGACTGAAGGGGAGGCCAAAGTCGATCAGCTCCCCCAAGGGGCTGGTCACAGACCTTGCCTCATGGACAGTGGGGATGATGAACTTTCTCGAGCTGATGGGGAGCACCTGGTAGACAGGGCCAGGGCAGGATCAAAAGTAGCCAGGACTTCACACAGCCCAATGCCTTCTTCCTGTGCCTTGCCCTTAGCCGAATGTAAAGAGGAGATTGTCTGTAACGGAGCCCGGGAGACGGAGAACAAGGCCATGGAGAAGCCCGGCGGGCCCACGGTGCCCCAGAGATACCCCGCCCCGAACGGACACTGTCTGGAGGGAGAGCGCGGTCGGGTCAAAGGGCCCTGGAGCCGACGCATGTCTGCCGCGACCGGCGGCTCTGCCCAGCTCCCCTTGCGGAGCGCGCACCCCAAGTGGTCGCAGGGCCAGCCGGGCAGGCAGCTGGCGGCCGGCAGTCCGGAGCAGCCCGCGCGCAGTCACCTGGACGATGACGGCATGCCCGTCTACACGGACGCCATCCAGCAGCGCTTGCGCCAGATAGAAACGGGCCACCAGCAGGAAGTGGAGACCTTGAAGAAGCAGGTGCAGGAGCTCAGAAGCCGCCTGGAGAGTCAGTACCTGAACAGTTCCCTGCGCTTCAATGGGGACTTTGGGGATGAAGTG ACCTCAATCCCCGACTCGGAAAGCAATGTGGATCAGAGCTGCTTGTCTTGCTGCAGCACAGAGATTTTCTCTGAAGCCAGCTGGGAGCAGGTGGATAAACAGGACACAGAG ATGACCCGCTGGCTTCCCGACCACCTGGCCGCTCACTGCTACGGCTGCGACAGTGCCTTCTGGCTCGCCAGCAGGAAGCACCATTGCAG GGACACTGACCGTGTTGATCCATTGTG GAACTGTGGGAATGTTTTCTGCTCCAGCTGTTGCAACCAGAAGGTGCCGGTTCCCAGCCAGCAGCTATTTGAGCCCAGTCGAGTCTGCAAGTCTTGCTATAACAGCCTGCACCCCACGAGTTCCAGCCTTGACCTCGAACTGGACAAACCCATCGCTGCCACTTCAAACTGA